A window of the Cryptosporidium parvum Iowa II chromosome 7, whole genome shotgun sequence genome harbors these coding sequences:
- a CDS encoding heat shock protein 90 (Hsp90), signal peptide plus ER retention motif: MSFLLHLLVFFCLIINLCFGSESTGVPSGATFDESQLGDLNNIDLSSFGANGGSFADESEAVVDSITPAPLPELSNDDEAAIQKTSESYEFQTEVSRLMDIIINSLYSQKDVFLRELLSNSADALEKARFISVTDDSFLGEQQELEIRVSFNNDKRTITISDTGIGMTRHDLVTNLGTVAKSGTANFLESLAKGGDLNLIGQFGVGFYASYLVSDRVTVISKNNEDKQYVWESSADGSFRVSLDPRGNTIKRGTTIVLSLKEDATEFMNFSKLKDLVLRYSQFINFPIYIYNPEGVNKSEKDESGEKKESKGRWEQVNVEKAIWLRPREEITKEEYNGFYKSITHDYSEPLRYLHFSAEGEIEFKSLLFIPSHPPFDMFDTYMGKSGNIKFYVRRVLITDHIEDLLPKYLNFIKGVVDSDDISLNVAREHVQQSRIIKVISKKMVRKVLEMIKQIQTEQLNAEKEEANKPDEEKKKDAALTVYDKFYDMFHKNLKLGCYEDDSNRSKIVKLLKFHTSKSGDSTVFLSKYIEGMKPEQKSIFYISGESPSALLKNPLVSLYLKHDIEVLFLTEGVDEPCISRVPELEGFKFTSIEKSDVRPFEETEEEKNMHKRLSKFYEPLLKFVKDEFPGEFLKVEVSKRLVSDPAVITSGPWGQSAYMQKIQKAQTFSNKADYKNKHMEINPNHALIKKLNDLVISKNNVEAKALALKIIQLSTIASGFDLENPSEFASGMFKIMLQSSGIDEKDVISSVELPEEVSTDEGVEGSDQEKGFDDEEDEKNEKRDEL, encoded by the coding sequence ATGAGTTTTTTACTACATTTACTTGTGTTTTTCTGCCTTATTATAAACTTATGCTTCGGAAGTGAATCTACTGGTGTCCCTTCTGGAGCTACTTTCGACGAGTCCCAACTTGGGGacttaaataatattgatttatcCTCTTTTGGAGCTAATGGTGGTTCATTTGCTGACGAATCAGAGGCTGTTGTTGATAGCATTACTCCTGCTCCCTTACCAGAATTATCTAACGATGATGAGGCCGCTATTCAAAAAACTAGTGAAAGCTACGAGTTCCAAACTGAAGTTTCAAGACTTATggatattattattaactcTCTATATTCTCAGAAAGATGTATTTCTCAGAGAGTTACTGTCTAATTCTGCAGATGCATTGGAGAAGGCTAGATTTATTTCGGTTACAGATGATTCATTCCTAGGCGAACAACAAGAACTTGAAATTCGTGTCTCATTTAACAATGATAAACGTACAATAACTATTTCTGATACTGGTATCGGTATGACGCGTCACGATTTAGTCACCAATCTTGGTACAGTTGCCAAATCTGGTACTGCAAATTTTCTAGAGTCTTTGGCTAAAGGTGGagatttgaatttgattgGTCAATTTGGTGTTGGTTTTTATGCATCCTATCTTGTTTCAGACCGCGTAACAgtaatttcaaagaataaCGAAGATAAACAATATGTTTGGGAGTCCAGTGCGGATGGATCATTCAGAGTTAGTCTGGATCCAAGAGGTAACACAATTAAAAGAGGTACCACCATAGTTCTTTCATTGAAGGAAGATGCTACCGAGTTTATgaatttttctaaattgAAAGATTTAGTTCTTAGATATTCACAGTTTATTAACTTTccaatttatatttataacCCCGAGGGAGTAAATAAATCTGAAAAGGATGAATCTGGTGAGAAGAAAGAGTCCAAGGGTAGATGGGAGCAGGTTAATGTAGAAAAGGCAATATGGCTAAGGCCTAGAGAAGAAATTACTAAGGAGGAGTACAATGGGTTTTACAAAAGCATTACTCACGACTATTCTGAGCCCCTTAGATATCTACATTTTTCCGCCGAAGGTGAAATAGAGTTCAAATCATTGTTGTTTATCCCATCCCATCCTCCTTTTGATATGTTTGACACCTATATGGGAAAGAGTGGTAATATAAAGTTTTATGTTAGAAGAGTTCTAATTACTGACCATATTGAGGATTTACTACCAAAATActtgaattttattaagGGTGTTGTTGATAGCGACGATATTAGTTTGAATGTTGCAAGAGAGCATGTTCAACAAAGTAGGATAATTAAGGTGATTAGCAAAAAGATGGTAAGAAAGGTTCTTGAAATGATCAAACAGATTCAAACAGAGCAACTCAATGCAGAGAAGGAGGAGGCAAACAAGCCAGACgaagagaagaaaaaggACGCAGCCTTAACAGTTTATGATAAGTTTTATGATATGTTCCACAAGAACTTGAAACTTGGTTGTTATGAAGATGACTCGAACCGCTCAAAGATCGTTAAGCTTCTTAAATTCCATACTTCAAAAAGTGGGGACAGCACCGTATTTTTATCTAAGTACATTGAAGGTATGAAACCAGAACAAAAAAGCATCTTTTATATTTCAGGTGAATCCCCCTCTGCGCTTTTAAAGAACCCATTGGTTTCACTTTATCTAAAGCATGATATTGAGGTACTGTTCTTAACTGAAGGGGTTGATGAACCATGCATTTCCAGAGTTCCAGAATTAGAAGGGTTCAAATTCACTAGCATTGAAAAAAGCGATGTAAGACCCTTTGAAGAAACTGAAGAGGAGAAAAATATGCACAAGAGATTATCAAAATTCTATGAGCCATTGCTCAAGTTCGTAAAGGATGAGTTCCCTGGCGAATTTTTAAAAGTGGAAGTTTCTAAGCGTCTTGTAAGTGACCCTGCTGTAATTACTTCTGGTCCTTGGGGACAGTCCGCATACATGCAGAAAATTCAGAAGGCCCAgacattttcaaataaggCAGACTATAAGAATAAGCATATGGAAATTAACCCTAACCACGCTTTGATAAAGAAACTTAACGACCTCGTCATTTCGAAAAATAATGTTGAGGCTAAAGCACTTGccttaaaaattattcaactTTCTACAATTGCTTCCGGATTTGACCTTGAGAATCCTAGTGAATTCGCTTCTGGAATGTTTAAGATCATGCTACAGAGTTCAGGGATAGACGAGAAAGATGTCATTAGCTCCGTTGAATTACCCGAAGAAGTAAGTACAGACGAAGGTGTAGAGGGCTCCGATCAAGAAAAGGGATTTGACGACGAAGAAGAcgaaaaaaatgaaaagcGCGACGAACTCTAG